In Vibrio sp. JC009, a single window of DNA contains:
- a CDS encoding methyl-accepting chemotaxis protein, giving the protein MIKRLSIKQRVIYAITFMILLVTSLLLFVSNNSVKTIIHEAEKKELHNYYDIAKAQLDSTGQLAIGLATLISLNEDIQKDFAQENREELARRTLPTFKVMKADFAARQFQFHKPPAYSFFRVHKPEKFGDDLSSFRKTVIETNSSKSPIMGLEKGVAGIGIRGVVPVSYKGEHTGSVEFGMSFGQPFFEKFKSSYNVDIALYIDKKGELAPFGSTLGEMVFSDKTLVREILTGKTEESYYQSTMNDTPRAVFLHAINDYSGNPIGVLEVVMDRSRNVEAINSVFMQFIIIGVIVLLLGSLAAYIISLGITRPIIATAAAMQDIAEGDGDLTKRLEENTGDELGILAQAFNKYSSKVHSTVAKASSVSIQLAGSSEELAGITTESGRNLEMQQQETEQVATAMNQMLMTVQEIAQNAEEASSAANSADHATIEGQSNVEKVVETIQQLAQNITKAETVINKLETQSKDIDSVLVVIRNIAEQTNLLALNAAIEAARAGEHGRGFAVVADEVRTLASKVQGSTEEIQVMIEALQSGANNAVEAMQSSISYSDASVEVAKVAQTTLSEIAASVTTINDMNMQISSAATEQVSVSDEINKNIVNISDAVASSKDSGIQISKASDELALLASDMQETMNQFKL; this is encoded by the coding sequence ATGATAAAGCGACTCAGTATCAAACAAAGGGTGATATACGCGATTACCTTTATGATCCTTCTGGTTACTTCGCTGCTGCTTTTTGTTTCCAATAACAGTGTAAAAACCATTATCCATGAAGCAGAAAAAAAAGAGCTGCATAACTACTATGATATTGCCAAAGCCCAGTTGGACAGTACCGGGCAACTGGCAATCGGTCTGGCAACACTTATCTCATTAAACGAAGATATTCAGAAAGACTTTGCTCAGGAAAACCGGGAAGAGCTTGCCAGAAGAACCCTGCCTACCTTTAAGGTAATGAAAGCTGATTTTGCCGCGCGCCAGTTTCAGTTTCACAAGCCACCCGCTTACTCATTTTTCCGCGTTCACAAACCTGAAAAGTTTGGTGATGATCTCTCTTCTTTCCGTAAAACCGTTATAGAAACCAACAGTAGCAAATCACCGATAATGGGACTGGAAAAAGGGGTTGCCGGTATTGGTATCCGGGGCGTAGTACCTGTCTCCTACAAGGGCGAACATACCGGCTCTGTGGAATTCGGTATGTCTTTCGGGCAGCCTTTTTTTGAAAAGTTTAAATCCTCATATAACGTTGATATCGCCTTGTACATAGATAAAAAAGGTGAGCTGGCACCATTTGGTTCAACCCTGGGAGAAATGGTTTTTTCTGATAAAACGCTAGTCAGAGAAATACTCACAGGAAAAACCGAAGAGTCTTATTATCAGTCGACAATGAATGACACTCCGCGTGCTGTCTTCCTTCACGCCATCAATGACTATTCAGGCAACCCTATCGGCGTGCTGGAAGTTGTGATGGACAGATCCCGTAACGTGGAAGCCATTAACAGCGTATTTATGCAGTTTATTATTATCGGCGTTATCGTTTTACTCCTGGGCAGTCTGGCGGCTTATATCATCAGTTTGGGTATCACCAGACCAATTATCGCCACGGCAGCGGCAATGCAGGATATCGCCGAAGGTGACGGCGATCTGACGAAAAGGCTGGAGGAGAATACCGGTGATGAGCTTGGCATACTGGCGCAAGCTTTTAATAAGTACTCAAGTAAGGTTCACAGCACCGTTGCCAAGGCTTCCAGTGTATCCATTCAGCTTGCGGGGTCATCGGAAGAGCTTGCCGGTATCACCACTGAGTCGGGCAGAAACCTGGAAATGCAGCAGCAGGAAACCGAACAGGTCGCAACCGCCATGAACCAGATGCTGATGACGGTACAGGAGATCGCCCAGAATGCAGAAGAGGCCTCATCTGCTGCCAATAGTGCGGATCATGCCACCATTGAAGGCCAGAGCAACGTAGAAAAAGTGGTTGAAACCATACAGCAACTGGCCCAGAACATAACTAAGGCTGAAACTGTTATCAACAAACTGGAAACTCAGAGTAAAGATATCGACAGCGTTCTGGTTGTTATCCGGAATATTGCTGAGCAGACCAACCTTCTGGCACTGAATGCTGCCATAGAAGCCGCGCGGGCAGGCGAACACGGACGGGGCTTTGCCGTTGTAGCCGATGAAGTCAGAACACTCGCCAGCAAAGTTCAGGGCTCCACTGAAGAGATTCAGGTAATGATCGAAGCACTTCAGTCTGGTGCCAATAATGCGGTAGAGGCAATGCAGTCCAGTATCAGCTACTCAGATGCCTCTGTTGAAGTAGCAAAAGTGGCTCAGACAACACTCAGTGAAATTGCCGCTTCAGTTACCACAATTAACGATATGAATATGCAGATTTCAAGTGCTGCTACCGAGCAGGTTTCAGTATCCGATGAAATCAACAAAAATATCGTCAATATCAGTGACGCTGTGGCCTCTTCCAAAGACAGCGGTATACAGATATCCAAAGCAAGTGATGAACTGGCTCTTCTTGCATCGGATATGCAAGAAACAATGAATCAGTTTAAGCTATAA
- a CDS encoding HD domain-containing phosphohydrolase — MPQKIIITGKVTMDKLSLKELAVPMIKAIDSFNYLLKSHHRRVAVISYHIGKQMNLKEDELFELVVAAALHDIGALSVQERDMLIQDDVTNPKPHCIVGYRMLGSFEAFKTIAQIIKHHHIVYEDSARAEPGEVMFQSHILHLADRVDILISPDEFILNQKAKVTEGIREKVGTTFHPEVFEAFVAASKSDIFWIDINNMDIDQLFRKLNFSLDFELTADNVIDFAITLSRIIDFRSRFTSSHSYTVAHLAHLIGSYFDFDDERCKKLMVAGYLHDIGKIGIDPGIIEKKGPLTDDEFNLMKLHAYYTGQILNELSVSDWFAEIVTWSERHHEKVTGNGYPFSLGEESIDQGTKILAYSDIISALMEERPYRESLSIDVAFDIIKNKICDSLSADMFGVIEEHKEEINRVVQSCQNFANTTYQDTIEMATA, encoded by the coding sequence ATGCCACAAAAAATAATCATTACAGGCAAGGTGACCATGGATAAGTTATCTCTTAAAGAATTGGCTGTGCCAATGATCAAAGCTATCGACAGCTTTAACTACTTACTGAAATCACATCACAGACGGGTTGCCGTTATCTCTTACCACATAGGTAAGCAGATGAACCTGAAAGAGGACGAGCTATTTGAGCTTGTGGTGGCCGCTGCGCTTCACGATATCGGTGCGCTATCGGTCCAGGAGCGGGATATGCTGATACAGGATGATGTGACTAACCCAAAACCACACTGCATTGTCGGCTATCGCATGCTGGGGTCATTTGAAGCCTTTAAGACAATTGCTCAGATTATCAAACACCACCATATCGTTTATGAAGACTCTGCCAGAGCTGAGCCTGGGGAAGTTATGTTCCAGAGTCATATACTCCACTTAGCTGACCGGGTGGATATTCTCATCTCGCCGGATGAATTTATCCTGAATCAGAAAGCGAAAGTGACCGAAGGCATACGGGAAAAGGTAGGCACCACCTTCCATCCCGAAGTGTTTGAAGCATTTGTTGCTGCCTCTAAGTCAGATATTTTCTGGATCGATATTAACAATATGGATATTGACCAGCTGTTCAGAAAGCTGAACTTCTCGCTCGATTTTGAGCTCACCGCTGACAACGTTATTGATTTTGCCATAACCCTGTCAAGAATCATTGATTTTCGCAGCCGCTTTACCAGCTCCCACTCATACACAGTTGCCCATTTAGCGCATCTGATTGGCAGCTACTTTGACTTCGACGATGAGAGATGTAAAAAGCTGATGGTAGCCGGATATCTGCATGATATTGGCAAAATCGGTATCGATCCGGGCATCATTGAAAAGAAAGGACCACTTACCGACGATGAGTTCAACCTGATGAAGCTGCATGCCTACTACACAGGCCAGATACTCAATGAGCTTAGCGTTTCAGACTGGTTTGCTGAAATTGTCACATGGTCAGAAAGGCACCATGAGAAGGTAACCGGTAACGGTTATCCGTTTTCTCTGGGAGAAGAGAGTATCGATCAGGGCACCAAGATCCTGGCCTACTCAGATATTATCTCAGCATTAATGGAAGAGCGGCCGTACCGTGAAAGCCTGTCCATCGATGTTGCCTTTGACATCATCAAAAACAAGATCTGTGATTCGCTCTCTGCCGATATGTTCGGGGTTATTGAGGAACACAAAGAAGAGATAAACAGAGTGGTTCAAAGCTGTCAGAACTTTGCTAATACCACCTATCAGGACACGATAGAGATGGCGACGGCCTAA
- the malK gene encoding maltose/maltodextrin ABC transporter ATP-binding protein MalK, producing MASVTLKNVCKAYDDVLISKNVDLEIKEGEFVVFVGPSGCGKSTLLRCIAGLEDITSGDLYIGDERMNDVEPSKRGVGMVFQSYALYPHLNLYDNMSFGLKLAKADKGEVDKRVSHAAEILQLGHLLDRQPKALSGGQRQRVAIGRTLVSQPQVFLLDEPLSNLDAALRVNMRSEITKLQRQLGCTMIYVTHDQVEAMTMADKIVVLDAGYVSQVGRPLELYHYPQNRFVAGFIGSPKMNFMSVQVEDVRDDQVMVQLSNGETFWIPVDGKTVNRGERMSLGIRPEHLLNADEADATIEGKVQIVEKLGNETQVYLHLDGADADVIYRVPDTIGVEVDDKFKIGIAANRCHLFHSDGTACRRLHRENGVDYERMLEEMN from the coding sequence ATGGCGAGCGTCACGTTAAAGAATGTATGTAAAGCTTATGACGACGTACTTATTTCAAAGAACGTCGATCTAGAAATCAAAGAAGGCGAATTTGTGGTTTTCGTTGGCCCGTCAGGCTGTGGTAAATCTACCCTGCTTCGTTGTATCGCAGGCTTAGAAGATATTACTTCAGGTGACCTGTATATCGGCGATGAGCGCATGAACGATGTAGAACCATCTAAACGTGGCGTTGGTATGGTGTTCCAGTCTTACGCTCTGTATCCGCACCTGAACCTGTACGATAACATGTCATTTGGCCTGAAGCTGGCAAAAGCTGACAAAGGTGAAGTTGATAAGCGCGTTTCTCACGCAGCTGAAATCCTTCAACTTGGTCACCTGCTGGATCGTCAGCCAAAAGCACTTTCAGGTGGTCAGCGTCAGCGTGTGGCTATCGGCCGTACTCTGGTTTCTCAGCCGCAGGTTTTTCTTCTGGATGAACCTCTTTCCAACCTTGATGCCGCACTTCGTGTAAACATGCGTAGTGAAATCACTAAACTGCAACGTCAGCTTGGCTGCACCATGATCTACGTAACCCACGATCAGGTAGAAGCGATGACAATGGCTGACAAAATCGTAGTACTTGATGCCGGTTACGTTTCTCAGGTTGGCCGCCCTCTTGAGCTGTACCACTACCCGCAAAACCGCTTTGTAGCAGGCTTCATCGGTTCACCTAAGATGAACTTTATGAGCGTGCAGGTTGAAGATGTACGTGATGATCAGGTTATGGTTCAGCTTTCCAACGGCGAAACTTTCTGGATCCCGGTTGACGGTAAAACAGTAAACCGTGGTGAGCGTATGTCTCTGGGTATCCGCCCTGAGCACCTACTAAATGCTGATGAAGCGGACGCAACAATCGAAGGCAAGGTACAAATCGTTGAGAAGCTGGGTAACGAAACTCAGGTTTACCTTCACCTTGACGGCGCAGACGCCGATGTTATCTACCGCGTACCAGACACAATCGGCGTAGAAGTCGACGACAAGTTCAAGATTGGCATCGCAGCAAACCGCTGCCACCTGTTCCACAGCGACGGCACAGCCTGCCGCCGTCTGCACAGAGAGAACGGTGTGGATTATGAAAGAATGCTGGAAGAAATGAATTAA